A region of Anguilla anguilla isolate fAngAng1 chromosome 18, fAngAng1.pri, whole genome shotgun sequence DNA encodes the following proteins:
- the nt5c2a gene encoding 5'-nucleotidase, cytosolic IIa isoform X3, which translates to MSFKSMFQDVRDAVDWVHFKGSLKEKTVENLEKYVVKDAKLPLLLSRMHEVAKVFLATNSDYKYTDKIMTYLFDFPHGPKMGAAHRPWQSYFDLILVDARKPLFFGEGTVLRQVDTATGRLKIGTYTGPLQHGIVYSGGSSDIVCDLLGAKGKDIVYIGDHIFGDILKSKKRQGWRTFLVIPELAQELHVWTDKSSLFEELQSLDIFLAELYKHLDSSSNERPDISSIQRRIKKVTHDMDMCYGMMGSLFRSGSRQTLFASQVMRYADLYAASFINLLYYPFSYLFRAAHVLMPHESTVEHAHVDIEPESPMATRNRHALDFRDFELKRHQLTRSISEIKPPHLFPQTPQEITHCHDEDDDEEEEE; encoded by the exons ATGTCCTTCAAGAGCATGTTCCAGGATGTCCGAGACGCCGTCGACTGGGTCCACTTCAAG GgctctttaaaagaaaaaacggTTGAAAACCTGGAGAAGTATGTGGTGAAAGAT GCGAAACTGCCTCTCCTGCTGAGCCGGATGCATGAAGTAGCCAAGGTGTTCCTGGCCACCAACAGCGACTACAAGTACACTGAT AAAATTATGACGTACCTGTTTGACTTCCCCCATGGTCCAAAG ATGGGCGCTGCTCACCGACCGTGGCAGTCCTATTTTGACCTGATCTTGGTGGACGCGCGGAAGCCCCTGTTTTTTGGAGAGGGTACAGTGCTGAGACAGGTGGACACA gCGACTGGGCGGCTGAAAATTGGGACCTATACAGGACCCCTTCAGCATGGCATTGTTTACTCTGGAG GTTCCTCAGACATCGTGTGCGACCTGCTGGGGGCCAAGGGGAAGGACATTGTGTACATCGGGGACCACATCTTTGGAGACATCCTCAAGTCCAAGAAGCGGCAGGGCTGGAGGACCTTCCTAGTGATCCCAGAGCTGGCCCAGGAGCTGCACGTGTGGACGGACAAGAGCT CTCTGTTTGAGGAGCTGCAGAGTTTGGACATCTTCCTAGCAGAGCTCTACAA acatCTGGACAGCAGTAGTAATGAGAGGCCTGACATCAGCTCCATACAGCGGAGAATaaag AAAGTGACGCACGACATGGACATGTGCTACGGCATGATGGGAAGCCTGTTCCGCAGCGGCTCGCGCCAGACGCTCTTCGCCTCGCAGGTGATGCGCTACGCGGACCTGTACGCCGCGTCCTTCATCAACCTGCTGTACTACCCCTTCAGCTACCTGTTCCGCGCCGCGCACGTGCTG aTGCCTCACGAGTCCACCGTGGAGCACGCCCACGTGGACATAGAGCCCGAGTCGCCCATGGCGACGCGTAACCGCCACGCCCTGGACTTCAGAGACTTCGAGCTCAAGCGGCACCAGCTGACCCGCTCCATCAGCGAGATCAAGCCCCCCCACCTCTTCCCCCAGACCCCCCAGGAGATCACGCACTGCCACGACGAGGACGAcgacgaggaggaagaggagtga
- the nt5c2a gene encoding 5'-nucleotidase, cytosolic IIa isoform X2 has protein sequence MTTSWSDRLQNYADLPANMDGLAMKKYRREAYHRVFVNRSLAMEKIKCFGFDMDYTLAVYKSPEYESLGFDLTVERLVSIGYPQELLNFVYDPSFPTRGLVFDTTYGNLLKVDAYGNILVCAHGFNFLRGPETRELYPNKFIQRGDTERFYILNTLFNLPETYLFACLVDFFTNCSRYSSCESGFKDGDLFMSFKSMFQDVRDAVDWVHFKGSLKEKTVENLEKYVVKDAKLPLLLSRMHEVAKVFLATNSDYKYTDKIMTYLFDFPHGPKMGAAHRPWQSYFDLILVDARKPLFFGEGTVLRQVDTATGRLKIGTYTGPLQHGIVYSGGSSDIVCDLLGAKGKDIVYIGDHIFGDILKSKKRQGWRTFLVIPELAQELHVWTDKSSLFEELQSLDIFLAELYKHLDSSSNERPDISSIQRRIKKVTHDMDMCYGMMGSLFRSGSRQTLFASQVMRYADLYAASFINLLYYPFSYLFRAAHVLMPHESTVEHAHVDIEPESPMATRNRHALDFRDFELKRHQLTRSISEIKPPHLFPQTPQEITHCHDEDDDEEEEE, from the exons ATGACGACTTCGTGGAGCGACCGGTTGCAGAACTATGCGGACCTTCCCGCCAACATGGACGGCCTGGCGATGAAGAAGTACCGGCGGGAGGCCTACCACAG AGTGTTTGTAAACAGAAGCTTGGCGATGGAGAAGATTAAGTGCTTTGGCTTTGATATGGATTACACTTTAGCAG tgtacAAATCCCCAGAGTACGAGTCCCTGGGGTTTGACCTGACGGTGGAGAGGCTCGTTTCCATCGGCTACCCCCAGGAGCTTCTCAACTTCGTCTATGACCCGTCCTTCCCCACCAG GGGCCTTGTGTTTGACACGACGTACGGCAACCTGTTGAAGGTGGACGCCTATGGGAACATCCTGGTTTGTGCTCATGGGTTTAATTTCCTGCGTGG GCCTGAAACTCGGGAGCTGTATCCCAACAAGTTCATCCAGCGGGGGGACACGGAGCGTTTCTACATCCTGAACACGCTCTTCAACCTTCCTG AAACCTACCTGTTTGCATGCCTGGTTGACTTCTTCACCAACTGTTCCAGGTACTCCAG CTGTGAGTCGGGCTTTAAGGATGGAGACCTGTTCATGTCCTTCAAGAGCATGTTCCAGGATGTCCGAGACGCCGTCGACTGGGTCCACTTCAAG GgctctttaaaagaaaaaacggTTGAAAACCTGGAGAAGTATGTGGTGAAAGAT GCGAAACTGCCTCTCCTGCTGAGCCGGATGCATGAAGTAGCCAAGGTGTTCCTGGCCACCAACAGCGACTACAAGTACACTGAT AAAATTATGACGTACCTGTTTGACTTCCCCCATGGTCCAAAG ATGGGCGCTGCTCACCGACCGTGGCAGTCCTATTTTGACCTGATCTTGGTGGACGCGCGGAAGCCCCTGTTTTTTGGAGAGGGTACAGTGCTGAGACAGGTGGACACA gCGACTGGGCGGCTGAAAATTGGGACCTATACAGGACCCCTTCAGCATGGCATTGTTTACTCTGGAG GTTCCTCAGACATCGTGTGCGACCTGCTGGGGGCCAAGGGGAAGGACATTGTGTACATCGGGGACCACATCTTTGGAGACATCCTCAAGTCCAAGAAGCGGCAGGGCTGGAGGACCTTCCTAGTGATCCCAGAGCTGGCCCAGGAGCTGCACGTGTGGACGGACAAGAGCT CTCTGTTTGAGGAGCTGCAGAGTTTGGACATCTTCCTAGCAGAGCTCTACAA acatCTGGACAGCAGTAGTAATGAGAGGCCTGACATCAGCTCCATACAGCGGAGAATaaag AAAGTGACGCACGACATGGACATGTGCTACGGCATGATGGGAAGCCTGTTCCGCAGCGGCTCGCGCCAGACGCTCTTCGCCTCGCAGGTGATGCGCTACGCGGACCTGTACGCCGCGTCCTTCATCAACCTGCTGTACTACCCCTTCAGCTACCTGTTCCGCGCCGCGCACGTGCTG aTGCCTCACGAGTCCACCGTGGAGCACGCCCACGTGGACATAGAGCCCGAGTCGCCCATGGCGACGCGTAACCGCCACGCCCTGGACTTCAGAGACTTCGAGCTCAAGCGGCACCAGCTGACCCGCTCCATCAGCGAGATCAAGCCCCCCCACCTCTTCCCCCAGACCCCCCAGGAGATCACGCACTGCCACGACGAGGACGAcgacgaggaggaagaggagtga
- the nt5c2a gene encoding 5'-nucleotidase, cytosolic IIa isoform X1, whose protein sequence is MTTSWSDRLQNYADLPANMDGLAMKKYRREAYHSFPRDLVHCHPAMRVFVNRSLAMEKIKCFGFDMDYTLAVYKSPEYESLGFDLTVERLVSIGYPQELLNFVYDPSFPTRGLVFDTTYGNLLKVDAYGNILVCAHGFNFLRGPETRELYPNKFIQRGDTERFYILNTLFNLPETYLFACLVDFFTNCSRYSSCESGFKDGDLFMSFKSMFQDVRDAVDWVHFKGSLKEKTVENLEKYVVKDAKLPLLLSRMHEVAKVFLATNSDYKYTDKIMTYLFDFPHGPKMGAAHRPWQSYFDLILVDARKPLFFGEGTVLRQVDTATGRLKIGTYTGPLQHGIVYSGGSSDIVCDLLGAKGKDIVYIGDHIFGDILKSKKRQGWRTFLVIPELAQELHVWTDKSSLFEELQSLDIFLAELYKHLDSSSNERPDISSIQRRIKKVTHDMDMCYGMMGSLFRSGSRQTLFASQVMRYADLYAASFINLLYYPFSYLFRAAHVLMPHESTVEHAHVDIEPESPMATRNRHALDFRDFELKRHQLTRSISEIKPPHLFPQTPQEITHCHDEDDDEEEEE, encoded by the exons ATGACGACTTCGTGGAGCGACCGGTTGCAGAACTATGCGGACCTTCCCGCCAACATGGACGGCCTGGCGATGAAGAAGTACCGGCGGGAGGCCTACCACAG CTTTCCACGGGATCTGGTCCACTGTCATCCAGCCATGAG AGTGTTTGTAAACAGAAGCTTGGCGATGGAGAAGATTAAGTGCTTTGGCTTTGATATGGATTACACTTTAGCAG tgtacAAATCCCCAGAGTACGAGTCCCTGGGGTTTGACCTGACGGTGGAGAGGCTCGTTTCCATCGGCTACCCCCAGGAGCTTCTCAACTTCGTCTATGACCCGTCCTTCCCCACCAG GGGCCTTGTGTTTGACACGACGTACGGCAACCTGTTGAAGGTGGACGCCTATGGGAACATCCTGGTTTGTGCTCATGGGTTTAATTTCCTGCGTGG GCCTGAAACTCGGGAGCTGTATCCCAACAAGTTCATCCAGCGGGGGGACACGGAGCGTTTCTACATCCTGAACACGCTCTTCAACCTTCCTG AAACCTACCTGTTTGCATGCCTGGTTGACTTCTTCACCAACTGTTCCAGGTACTCCAG CTGTGAGTCGGGCTTTAAGGATGGAGACCTGTTCATGTCCTTCAAGAGCATGTTCCAGGATGTCCGAGACGCCGTCGACTGGGTCCACTTCAAG GgctctttaaaagaaaaaacggTTGAAAACCTGGAGAAGTATGTGGTGAAAGAT GCGAAACTGCCTCTCCTGCTGAGCCGGATGCATGAAGTAGCCAAGGTGTTCCTGGCCACCAACAGCGACTACAAGTACACTGAT AAAATTATGACGTACCTGTTTGACTTCCCCCATGGTCCAAAG ATGGGCGCTGCTCACCGACCGTGGCAGTCCTATTTTGACCTGATCTTGGTGGACGCGCGGAAGCCCCTGTTTTTTGGAGAGGGTACAGTGCTGAGACAGGTGGACACA gCGACTGGGCGGCTGAAAATTGGGACCTATACAGGACCCCTTCAGCATGGCATTGTTTACTCTGGAG GTTCCTCAGACATCGTGTGCGACCTGCTGGGGGCCAAGGGGAAGGACATTGTGTACATCGGGGACCACATCTTTGGAGACATCCTCAAGTCCAAGAAGCGGCAGGGCTGGAGGACCTTCCTAGTGATCCCAGAGCTGGCCCAGGAGCTGCACGTGTGGACGGACAAGAGCT CTCTGTTTGAGGAGCTGCAGAGTTTGGACATCTTCCTAGCAGAGCTCTACAA acatCTGGACAGCAGTAGTAATGAGAGGCCTGACATCAGCTCCATACAGCGGAGAATaaag AAAGTGACGCACGACATGGACATGTGCTACGGCATGATGGGAAGCCTGTTCCGCAGCGGCTCGCGCCAGACGCTCTTCGCCTCGCAGGTGATGCGCTACGCGGACCTGTACGCCGCGTCCTTCATCAACCTGCTGTACTACCCCTTCAGCTACCTGTTCCGCGCCGCGCACGTGCTG aTGCCTCACGAGTCCACCGTGGAGCACGCCCACGTGGACATAGAGCCCGAGTCGCCCATGGCGACGCGTAACCGCCACGCCCTGGACTTCAGAGACTTCGAGCTCAAGCGGCACCAGCTGACCCGCTCCATCAGCGAGATCAAGCCCCCCCACCTCTTCCCCCAGACCCCCCAGGAGATCACGCACTGCCACGACGAGGACGAcgacgaggaggaagaggagtga